In Populus nigra chromosome 1, ddPopNigr1.1, whole genome shotgun sequence, one genomic interval encodes:
- the LOC133680995 gene encoding E3 ubiquitin-protein ligase PUB24-like codes for MADIEIPEYFLCPISLQILKDPVTTITGITYERQSIEQWLKTAQGNPTCPVTKQPLPGDSELIPNHTLRRLIQSWCTLNAIDGIDRIPTPKSPIKKSQVLRLIKDLDVPDHSCTKALMKLEALAAENERNRTCMVEAGVAKAMVLFIIKCFKEGKTTGLEEGLRILYLIWNQSQEIKLLVRENQEFIDSLTWILRCKIDNHVAVKTHAMLVLHRTICVVCQKLLERLKVDFFKEIVTRVLRKRISELAIKSALLVLTEVCFAGRNRMKIVEANAVFELIELELEKPERNITELIFNLLAQLCSCAAGREQFLKHAGSIAMLSKRVLRVSPATDDRAVHILDLISKFSAGDEAVLEMLRVGAVSKLCMLIQADCAPYLKKKARGILRLHSNTWNNSPCIAVYLLTRYP; via the coding sequence ATGGCTGATATAGAAATTCCTGAATATTTTCTATGTCCCATATCGCTACAAATCCTGAAAGATccagtaacaacaataacaggCATCACATACGAGCGACAAAGCATAGAACAATGGTTGAAGACGGCCCAAGGAAACCCTACGTGTCCAGTAACAAAGCAGCCTTTGCCAGGAGATTCTGAGTTGATACCAAATCACACATTGAGGCGGCTAATTCAATCATGGTGCACTCTGAATGCCATCGATGGCATCGATCGAATTCCCACTCCGAAATCTCCTATCAAGAAGAGCCAAGTCCTTAGACTCATCAAGGATCTTGATGTCCCTGATCACTCCTGTACTAAAGCATTAATGAAACTGGAAGCCCTGGCCGCAGAGAATGAAAGGAATAGGACTTGCATGGTGGAAGCTGGCGTGGCAAAAGCTATGGttcttttcattataaaatGTTTCAAAGAAGGAAAGACAACCGGCCTTGAAGAAGGTTTGAGAATTCTTTATCTTATTTGGAACCAATCACAAGAAATCAAGCTTCTTGTCAGGGAGAACCAAGAATTCATCGATTCATTGACATGGATCTTACGTTGTAAGATAGATAATCATGTTGCTGTCAAGACTCACGCAATGCTAGTATTGCACAGAACAATATGCGTTGTTTGTCAAAAGCTATTGGAGAGATTAAAGGTTGATTTCTTCAAAGAGATCGTAACAAGGGTTCTTAGGAAGAGAATCTCTGAACTAGCCATAAAGTCAGCCTTGCTTGTCCTAACAGAAGTGTGTTTTGCGGGCAGAAACAGAATGAAAATTGTTGAAGCTAATGCGGTTTTTGAGCTCATTGAACTAGAGCTAGAGAAACCCGAGAGGAACATCACAGAGctcatttttaatcttttggcTCAGTTGTGTTCATGTGCAGCTGGGAGAGAACAGTTTCTAAAGCACGCAGGAAGCATTGCCATGCTTTCAAAGAGGGTCCTTAGGGTTTCTCCAGCAACAGATGATCGAGCAGTGCACATTCTTGAtttaatctcaaaattttctgcTGGAGACGAAGCTGTTCTAGAGATGTTGAGAGTTGGTGCTGTGTCAAAACTCTGCATGCTTATTCAGGCAGACTGTGCTccctatttaaaaaagaaagcaagaggGATCCTCAGGTTGCACTCCAATACGTGGAACAATTCTCCTTGCATTGCCGTATATTTGTTAACAAGGTatccataa